In the Chryseobacterium sp. MYb264 genome, one interval contains:
- the gyrA gene encoding DNA gyrase subunit A — MQKEGERLIPINIVDEMKSSYIDYSMSVIVSRALPDVRDGLKPVHRRVLYGMYGLGVFSNRKYLKSARIVGDVLGKYHPHGDSSVYDAMVRMAQDWSLRYPQVDGQGNFGSMDGDPPAAMRYTEARLKKISDEVLSDLDKETVDFQNNFDDSLTEPTVMPSKIPNLLVNGTSGIAVGMATNMAPHNLTEAVNAICAYIDNKDITIDELMQHIIAPDFPTGGIIYGYDGVRDAFHTGRGRVVLRAKVAFEEIGNRNAIIVNEIPYQVNKAEMIARTAELVKDDKIPGIYEIRDESDRRGLRIVYELKNDAIPNVVLNLLYKYTSLQTSFSVNNIALVHGRPEQLNLKDIIHHFVEHRHEVIVRRTQYELRKAKERAHILEGFMKVIGTQDALDKAISIIRHSSNPQAAKEGLIEAFELSEIQAQAILDLRLARLTGMELDKIRDEYDAIMKEIADLEDILANEPRRFQIIKDELIEVREKYGDERRTEIDYSGGEMSIEDIIPNESVVLTISHAGYVKRTLLSEYKIQSRGGVGNKAATTRDSDFLEYIVSATNHQYMLFFTEKGRCYWLRVFEIPEGSKTAKGRAVQNLINIEPDDKIKAYIRTNNLKDAEYVNQMSVVMVTKNGTIKKTSLEAYSRPRVNGVNAIEIRDNDQLLGAYLTNGSSQIMIATKNGKCIRFPEEKVREVGRGSIGVRGIAMEDNDEAIGMIVVNDVENETVLVVSEKGYGKRTAVEDYRITNRGGKGVITLNITEKTGNLIAIQNVTDEDGLMIINKSGVAIRMNMDEMRVMGRNTQGVKMINLKKNDEIAAIAKVEMDKDVEEDSDENGETEEGVIGTLFDNQEDNDETPQAENENPAEETENSDSEE, encoded by the coding sequence ATGCAAAAAGAAGGAGAAAGACTGATTCCTATCAACATTGTTGATGAAATGAAGTCGTCTTATATCGATTATTCGATGTCGGTTATCGTGTCAAGAGCGCTACCAGACGTAAGAGATGGCTTGAAACCCGTTCATAGAAGAGTACTTTACGGTATGTATGGATTAGGGGTTTTTTCTAATAGAAAATATTTAAAATCTGCGAGAATTGTTGGGGATGTTTTGGGTAAATATCACCCGCACGGAGACTCCTCTGTATATGATGCAATGGTGAGAATGGCTCAGGACTGGAGCTTGCGTTATCCTCAGGTAGACGGGCAGGGGAACTTCGGTTCTATGGATGGCGACCCGCCTGCAGCAATGCGTTATACCGAAGCTAGATTGAAAAAGATCTCAGATGAGGTACTTTCAGACTTAGACAAAGAAACGGTAGATTTCCAGAATAACTTTGATGATAGTTTGACAGAACCAACAGTAATGCCTTCAAAAATTCCTAACCTTTTGGTAAACGGAACTTCGGGTATTGCAGTAGGTATGGCAACCAATATGGCTCCGCATAACTTAACGGAAGCGGTAAATGCTATCTGTGCTTATATCGATAATAAAGATATTACGATTGATGAGCTAATGCAGCACATCATCGCGCCGGATTTCCCTACAGGAGGTATTATTTATGGTTATGATGGGGTAAGAGATGCTTTCCACACAGGTAGAGGTAGAGTAGTTCTGAGAGCAAAAGTAGCTTTCGAGGAAATCGGAAACAGAAATGCAATCATTGTTAACGAAATTCCTTATCAGGTAAACAAAGCGGAGATGATCGCAAGAACTGCCGAGCTTGTTAAAGATGATAAAATCCCTGGAATTTACGAAATCAGAGACGAATCCGACAGAAGAGGTCTTCGTATTGTTTATGAATTAAAGAACGATGCGATTCCTAATGTTGTTTTAAACTTATTATATAAATATACGTCGCTTCAGACCTCTTTCAGTGTTAATAATATTGCGTTGGTTCATGGTAGACCGGAGCAATTGAACCTAAAAGACATCATACATCATTTTGTGGAACACAGACATGAAGTCATTGTAAGAAGAACTCAGTACGAGCTTAGAAAAGCGAAAGAAAGAGCTCATATCTTAGAAGGTTTCATGAAAGTGATCGGTACGCAGGATGCGTTGGATAAAGCGATTTCAATTATCCGCCACTCTTCAAATCCACAGGCTGCGAAGGAAGGATTAATTGAAGCTTTCGAGCTTTCTGAAATTCAGGCTCAGGCGATTCTGGATCTTCGTCTTGCTCGTTTAACGGGCATGGAGCTTGATAAGATCCGTGATGAGTACGATGCAATTATGAAAGAAATTGCTGACTTGGAAGATATTTTGGCAAACGAACCAAGAAGATTCCAGATCATTAAGGATGAATTAATTGAAGTAAGAGAAAAATACGGCGACGAAAGAAGAACTGAAATCGACTATTCCGGAGGTGAAATGTCTATTGAAGATATTATCCCGAATGAATCTGTAGTTCTTACGATTTCGCATGCCGGATACGTGAAGAGAACGTTGCTTTCAGAATACAAAATCCAAAGTAGAGGTGGTGTAGGGAATAAAGCGGCGACAACAAGAGATTCCGATTTCCTGGAGTATATCGTTTCTGCGACCAATCACCAGTATATGTTGTTCTTTACGGAAAAAGGCAGATGTTACTGGTTAAGAGTATTTGAAATTCCTGAAGGGTCTAAAACGGCTAAAGGAAGAGCGGTACAGAACTTGATTAATATTGAGCCGGATGATAAGATCAAAGCATACATCAGAACCAATAATTTAAAGGATGCTGAATACGTGAATCAAATGAGTGTGGTAATGGTTACTAAAAACGGTACGATTAAGAAAACATCATTGGAAGCCTATTCAAGACCGAGAGTAAATGGGGTAAATGCAATTGAAATCAGAGATAATGACCAATTGCTAGGTGCTTACTTAACAAACGGAAGCTCACAGATTATGATTGCTACGAAAAACGGTAAATGTATTCGTTTCCCTGAAGAAAAAGTAAGAGAAGTAGGTAGAGGATCTATAGGGGTTCGTGGTATAGCGATGGAAGATAATGACGAGGCTATCGGTATGATCGTGGTGAACGATGTGGAAAATGAAACCGTTCTTGTGGTATCTGAAAAAGGATATGGTAAGAGAACAGCCGTAGAGGACTACAGAATTACCAACCGAGGTGGAAAAGGGGTGATCACCCTGAACATTACCGAAAAAACCGGAAATCTTATCGCAATCCAGAATGTTACAGACGAAGATGGTTTAATGATCATCAATAAATCGGGGGTAGCAATTCGTATGAATATGGATGAGATGAGAGTAATGGGTAGAAATACCCAAGGGGTAAAAATGATCAACCTTAAAAAGAATGACGAAATTGCAGCTATTGCAAAAGTAGAAATGGATAAAGATGTAGAAGAAGATTCTGACGAAAATGGAGAAACAGAAGAAGGAGTTATAGGAACACTATTTGATAACCAGGAAGACAACGACGAGACACCTCAGGCGGAAAACGAAAATCCGGCAGAGGAGACTGAGAATTCTGATTCAGAAGAATAA
- a CDS encoding DUF4286 family protein, giving the protein MSVLSITFHCTKNNLEEWENYIDETLVLMTENLMDVNKYILSEVHSDYIDEGKNYNLLLIFDNDELREDFVKSELENIAERVEKQFGQEVMIFNTFLNPKKSRM; this is encoded by the coding sequence ATGAGCGTATTGAGTATAACTTTCCACTGCACGAAAAATAATCTTGAAGAATGGGAAAATTATATTGATGAAACATTGGTTTTAATGACAGAAAATTTAATGGATGTCAATAAATATATTCTTTCAGAAGTACACAGTGATTATATCGACGAAGGAAAAAACTATAATCTTCTTTTGATTTTTGATAATGATGAACTGAGGGAAGATTTTGTAAAGAGCGAACTGGAAAACATCGCGGAAAGAGTGGAAAAACAATTTGGTCAGGAGGTCATGATCTTCAATACTTTTCTGAATCCTAAGAAATCAAGAATGTAA